The stretch of DNA cctaaataaaactcatttcaatataatcagatttacttattaatatagatcagaaataacatttaatgttgcatggttcacatgatttatttcatgattatatgtacataatgtataaattcatttgaaacccttttcacatacttgatcctgtttattgtgccgtcaacacattggaaagtaaacatgactatgtgaataaagtttcctagatttatcagacatagggttttactgatatgataatctacaacagagtttacttgcatttggagaagtgctatgttctttccagagcattggttaaagtaaagctcaggttggatgcatggagtatgcatcggaagggatcgatatagaactttgacttagatttaattaaacttaccgtaatatctattcaagtcaatatcgcctagttgatcctaaatcaaatgttcttaatcctgttatgattaggctcaaccttgaaaggctattcgtgttctttgatttgttagttaagcttacttttaggtcagggtgatacgtacattttgggagcacggtagtgcaattgagtgggagcgctagcataaacatggaatctatagcttctatctggcgaatagtaagcaaaggatgatctccttcgagcttgaccaaatgaaaataaatggtggagatctcatttcacataagtttaaatatcatttatacggggtcaagtgttttaaggataaaatacatagtagggtgttacggtaatttaatccctttactgtgtagatcatttatatagaggataattgatcaaattaggattataacaatggataattattgatgtgtctatatggtggaacatatagagcattctatatactgagagtgcaattctaagttctatgcgtggattcaacgaagaattaataagttagtgaattttagtgctaaattcttaatctacttattggaagctcggttatatagacccatggtccccccactagttgagataatatttcttgtaagactcatgtaattggttttgattaatcaattataattctcaaattagactatgtctatttgtgaatttttcactaagtaagggcgaaattgtaaagaaagagttaataggggcatatttgttaattatgatactttgtatggttcaattaataaatatgataaatgacaatattatttaataattatttatagttattaaatagttagaattggcatttaaatggttgaattagaaaattggcgtttttgagaaaatcagatgcagaaaaggtaaaactgcaaaattgcaaaaagtgaggcccaaatccactagtatagggccagccacttttgtaggaaatttaaattgatattttcattattttaatgccaaatacttcaaacctaaccctagtggaatgctataaatagatagtgaaggcttcaggaaaattacacttaaattttctatttttccttcagagaaaaacctgagcatttctctctccctatctttagctgctacttcttctttctcttccctcttgaatttcgaaatccttagtgtatgagtagtgcccacaaacagcaagtgatacctcaatcatagtgaggaagatcgtgaagaaagatcatcagcaaaagagtttcagcatcaaagattcagagaaagagatccaggttcagatattgataatgctctgctacataaaggaatcaagggctagatatctgaacggaaggagtcatattattccgctgcacccaatgtaaggtttcttaaactttttatgtgtttaatttatcgttttagaaagttcttatttaggatgttaataaacatacttgtgagtagatctaagatcctggtaaaataatttccaacaactggcctcagagccatggtaattgatttacttgcaagaaatttggactttaaaacgattgtttgtatgttctttggatggtatcatgttgtattgagtgttatttgatgattgattgatgtttgtaaattttcgtgaaaaataattgcgattttgtttatggaattatttttattggatagtatggaaaaaattaagcaagttagccttttacagaactcaatttcgattttatttgaattagttatgaatttttgaagatttgaaaaaatcggggctgtgctgatattttcctgcgatcgcaaatctgtccgtagagttcacattttttttgtttttcttcgatttttcatgctttttcatggaattaacttccgatttttggtatagttttgtatttatactattactattcctaattcagttctaattatcattttgaattaatttaatattttttaaatttaattgaagatattagtgtaatttgaatttgaatagaattagtatctatcttcttgcttaaaaatctatcttttttttaaaaaatttgattatatcttatcttattttaaatttaaaaataagatatttataatcatgtaatttttaaatgatataagatattttgctaattttttaaattttgttattttatttattaaaattacatttaaaatttgaaaaagatatttatttatcttttctaattttttatttaatttttatttataaaataacatttaaaatttaaaagtagttagcaaatttttgaaatgatatttaggttggttgaaacctaatttttcaaaaattgtaggtttaattttaaatttaaattttttaaaaatttcgaatttttcaaattttttttaaattttcgaaattttttttattatttaattaattattttcgaaattaaaaaaaattaatttaaaattaaataaatcctacttccaactatccagctaaccttgttgcaggagtatgtgttttagcttatgtgtaagttttcaaaacctattattacttgattgcaaatagccatggttactttttgccagatctaatgatctgatggctcccttggtcaagttaataatttgtaacaggtatatttacaatcttctttcatctgtgtatgacctagcaacatgataggacccatccaaagtgtgcctgtgtgagcctatgtgtttaatttgattatagatacatataggttgttgttgctaaaataaattatcatagttcttgatagaatttatttaggcccatttagttattgggcttattcaattaataacagttgttcttattaaggttaaattcctctcttttgggccttgtgtgagagttgggagccatagaagtgggtacgacataccgaactccaagaccccctcacatgaaccaccccaattgtgaaggcccatttgcctgatttgaatgactgtactaggttaattacactagtttaacctaataaaattgattagcaacataattaatttcatttattttgaaattaatttaagaaaattatagtttaaagaattttttattctaagctaaactatatgtattttcttgtgtttaagtaaatatagaattataaccatctagattctttctggaacttaatttaaatttttcattaaatattcttatttaagttgatatttagttatctacaactaaccaactaaaatctgaatatcttttgaatttcaaatttcaaaattaagttgaggaattttaggcattggttattaagattctttagatattttttaagttaatatcttttcgaatattaacttaaaatgaaatattttcaaattaagtggttacaacttaatttttgatatttaattaaatttaaatttgaaaaatatttaagttctagattttttctaatacaacttaaattagatattttttcaaattttgtggaaaagatacttagtaaaataagatattttctagataattatttctagactacttattatttctaatattaaataggaaatattatacattgtgaaattaattatttattaattaattttggtacaatttattttaagtatatttttcctagtattaaactagagattaataattaagccttctctacacttaattatttatttcttgaatttaatacatttaattaatttgaaaattaaatatctaagttgatttttatcatcatacttaaatatttctttttcatgacatttaattaaatagaaaattatttttagttgaaatttattttttcaactaaatttaaataattttcaaaatatattttttctttattttattaatcaattttcgaaattgtatttcttaaatgctagaatttcaaattttatcttgaaaaatagattaagttgtaaattaattatttattttaattaattcttggatcaacttaaatcaatgattttttcatttattgattaatttaaaataaattgaattaaagtatattattagaaattgaattaattagtcaaaggaaaatctagatagatgatatttttgcttgaagtatttttctagtgtatttaattaaatagaaaattaatatttaagttgattttcatcatcatacttaaatatttgaaatttttcttatatatttaattaaataggaaaattatattttttgttgtaaattaattttattaattaattttgggccaacattaaattagaataatttttccaggattaattttttattttaacatgtattttcgaaaattgtattcttaaatactttaatttttcgaaatgcaatatatatttatagaaaattaaatttgagttgtaaattaatttaaattaattttgtaacaacttaaattgaatatttttctaaatatttattggaaattattactaagatggaagaaatacatgttattttcatatccatctaagtaaaatttataaatattaaattaaaatttatatttagaatttttcattctaaattggaaattttaaataaatatatatttaaaataaatagattaaataaagagaatcaaagaaaatacaactcactttaaataatgagcttgattattattaagatattcgatctccattgttggtcttacaaaaattaaatgttttcaatataacctcgagacgctagacttcgtccccctatggatggttattcgttgaacgcatttaacaccgtaagatttcatttgataagtgttttgtaagttttcgtctctattagactctcccctacggtgactacttagagataaacttatgaaacatgaaacaatggtggaagctcataaaatgagaataaccttgactctcgcctaccgggacaacgttggattcttattttgatcgaataaaaggttgctagaatggtttctattttagatgagctgacaactctattcaataaatggtgctttgactctcgcctgcgggacctttgtatcggtttgttgaaaaccttggaaattatttaggattgtatgttttagtattttcactagtcattcctacttgctatatgtttataatttctgaattgtgtatgaatttatattaaaccatgttatttctgttattaagttgtagtttaatttcgaatcttcattgttggtctaacatgtttgtttttctaatgagataaatccctagtggattttcaccattagacatacataatagtgttagatctcgaaagataaatattgtatatgcgacatctagctgttcatcaattgatgacacctaagactagtattttacgatatgaaacaagaagattacataaataagattactttgtctttcgctaatcgaagcatcgttggattcttatttataaacgaaattatcctaattcctcttagcttattcatttcgaattagctttaaaaacatatcattggatgaatggtctataaatcatttcatgtcattctatattttctcttaagaaatttaatgacgcatatgattataatcccgaaattctattcccagttgatataaatcctcaatcttagaaatctcctacttgtatgggcaaatctgacttagagtttgtattagtagtgctggtccaagatagaattactcattatttttggtataaatttaagtctttgactttaattttaacttccaaatagaaattttcttatatttctaattccagaatacaatacagttacactttctcaagtgtttaatatccatcttttattaatggattcaaactgtatggaatatgagttaggtattctgtgaccaggatccacttgcagtattctaagaactctttgatgtaactaaacctatgtcatcaatagacactaacacattttttttaatctatggcatttgtatcttgatcatagtggatttgacaagatcaatctctgcaaagagttaatatgcctatatccactgaaagtagttcatctcattcgcagatgaatgtacattcaggggtggatatgaatttttcgttgtattcttaaaacgataactctagattataccttatgcgaagaaatttgaaatgtttaaatatttcattaatttctagcaatggttaaaaccattaaggtaagtggttaaagatcttgcgaactgataggggtggagaaatagttagtagatatgcagctcaaagatcattaaattgatttttgaattatatccaaacttacctccccagaaatttcgagttgcatattaatgattagttactagtcgttgcctaaatccttctatggtaatacaatttcagaatgatgtaatggttgtatacttaatgtaaatcattactagattcaaggatgacctaatcaaaatcttaagaaaagctagaactgttaaccatggtttcttagctattctaagtgattaggggtggaccatcccattgtcaatagataagaaagtgtttgttcaaacaaatactacttttctaagaaaatgactaagtctgaaaaacaagtagcaaataaaggagatatttaattcttgattccaaaagtgttctatcatcttacatatgatgatcccactgcctctgttgtcttgtcacaaccaaagaggttaataccatttagttttcttcgacataattcacggtaccttgtcgtagtgggagagtttctaggaactcgccttcttatgacttgggagacactagtgattaaaatccattgtgagtttaaacaagtaatggattgtcaagataagaaactaagaagaaagccaatagaactatggtttaatccattcacatggaataacctaaagttttctattacaaggacataaaaggaaattttagttaataagtctattctatggactaaacaaaacttcctgttcctagtctattaggtttgagtttatctaaacctatggcttgtggtatacctggtaattacttactctaatgcaagcaacttactttagtaagatgctgaagcattttctttctaatggcaatctatagaagcttcacaacttcttagacatagattttatttatctaaggaaaagtctcaactattccagaaaagataaagccatgaaagaatttcttatatcaacaatgagaggtcttagatatgcttttgtatgccttagaccgtacactgtgttgagtgggagtaatgagtaggtatcagattaatccaggagaagaacattggaagacaatcaagtaaatcttaagattaagaagaggaactatatgtaagtctataagggtatgtttaaaactcttagacgacaccatatcagatttcgaaatttgcctttgtgctagtaaatctttctgataagatggtggttactctgggggtggaatagtgattttggagaagtgtaaatctgaagtctctaggtctaccagagagggactgaatgttaaggttgcaggaaaggtacttattcagtctaaggaaagttctatacatttttggcatcattccaaattgccttaaactactagtgttaatttcctgattaaccaaaagtagttgccaaagatatagaatccagtatcccaagagagtagacatatagagaggaatttcacattatcaatgattttgtgattaaaggaagagtaatagtggagaaaaggttgtggttaattcaacctttcagatcctattacgaggagtttactactactacacttgatttgtatatcaaggtgttgagattatttgaaatgcactttttgttttatattagtgcaagtgggagtttgttgggttttatgccctaaataaaactcatttcaatataatcagatttacttattaatatagatcagaaataacatttaatgttgcatggttcacatgatttatttcatgattatatgtacataatgtataaattcatttgaaacccttttcacatacttgatcctgtttattgtgccgtcaacacattggaaagtaaacatgactatgtgaataaagtttcctagatttatcagacatagggttttactgatatgataatctacaacagagtttacttgcatttggagaagtgctatgttctttccagagcattggttaaagtaaagctcaggttggatgcatggagtatgcatcggaagggaccgatattgaactttgacttagatttaattaaacttaccgtaatatctattcaagtcaatatcgcctagttgatcctaaatcaaatgttcttaatcctgttatgattaggctcaatcttgaaaggctattcgtgttctttgatttgttagttaagcctacttttaggtcagggtgatacgtacattttgggaacacggtagtgcaattgagtgggagcgctagcataaacatggaatctatagcttctatctggcgaatagtaagcaaaggatgatctccttcgagcttgaccaaatgaaaataaatggtggagatctcatttcacataagtttaaatatcatttatacggggtcaagtgttttaaggataaaatacatagtagggtgttacggtaatttaatccatttactgtgtagatcattcatatagaggataattgatcaaattaggattataacaatggataactaatgatgtgtctatatggtggaacatatagagcattctatatactgagagtacaattctaagttctatgcgtggattcaacgaagaattaataagttagtgaattttagtgctaaattcttgatctacttattggaagctcggttatatagacccatggtccccccactagttgagataatattgcttgtaacactcatgtaattggttttgattaatcaattataattctcaaattagactatgtctatttgtgaatttttcactaagtaagggcgaaattgtaaagaaagagttaataggggcatatttgttaattatgatactttgtatggttcaattaataaatatgataaatgacaatattatttaataattatttatagttattaaatagttagaattggcatttaaatggttgaattagaaaattggcgtttttgagaaaatcggtATGCgtaaaaggtaaaactgcaaaattgcaaaaagtgaggcccaaatccactagtatagggccagccacttttgtaggaaatttaaactgatattttcattattttaatgccaaataattcaaacctaaccctagtggaatgctataaatagacagtgaaggcttcaggaaaattacacttaaattttctatttttccttcagagaaaaacctgagcctttctctctccctatctttagctgccacttcttctttctcttccctcttgaatttcgaaatccttagtgtatgagtagtgcccacacacagcaagtgatacctcaatcatagtgaggaagatcgtgaagaaagatcatcaccaaaggagtttcagcatcaaagattcagagaaagagatccaggttcgtatattgataatgctcgctacgaaaggaatcaagggctagatatctgaacggaaggagtcatattattccgctgcacccaatgtaaggtttcttaaactttatatgtgtttaatttatcgttttagaaagttcttatttaggatgttaataaacatacttgtgagtagatctaagatcctggtaaaataatttccaatagccgccacctatactcttcttcttctctcttcattttcgaaccacttagtgttagagtagtgcccacacacagcaagtgatacatcaatcatagtgaggaagatcgtgaagaaagacattcaacaagaaggagttttcagcactaaagaaggagagaaagagatccaggttcagatcttgataatactccgcgacagaaaggatacaaggattagagatctgaacggaaggagacatattattccgctgcacccaatgtaaggtttctcatactttatatgtgtttatttcataatcgttttagaagttcatatttagggtgttaatcaacatacttgtgagtagatctaagatcctggtaaaataatttttaacataagCAGGGGTTAAGATAACTAAATTTCAGATTTGCTAAGGTATTttggtatatgtatgtatgCGAGTATTCAAGATGTTCATCCTAATACCCGCGAGTATTCAGAATATTCAACAAAAGGAATGCGAATACTCGAAGTGTTCTTCCTGAAGCCCGTAGTTACCTAAGTGTCAGGCTTATATTTTCCTGAAAAACACCCAGTTTTGACAGAAAATAAAGTTCTATACACACTTCTTATTATCTCATGCATATTCTACCTCTTAAAACACATAATGCAGCTCGattcttaaaataaaagaagaatagTTGCAAACAATTCTTGCACTAACCTTAGGGAATGTCGATCTATCCTCGGTCGATTTAGAAGCTTTCAAATATCGTTCGtagaagagagaaaagaaatatGGAAGgagtttttgaagtttcgaaaattcAGAGCAAcgagaaaagaaaaacaaaaatgagagggaaaatGTGGGAATCATTTCATATCAGGGGACTTAAATACAATTATCCCTCATTAATTTAGATTAAGACACGTGGCAGGAGAATGCCTAAGGTCTTCCAATCTAACGGTTATCTGTAAGCATGCCTGCACGAATTCCAAAGAGTTTCGTGATGTGGCACCCCAAATGGGTTAAATgtaataattacagccgtcattttgaaaccctcgatgggacaaccaaaggtCACCACCTCGTGACACCCCTTCGCCTACCTCTCGCTTATAGTTTCCCTCATGACCTGATTTGTcagtcgcgaaactaggggcatgtgttatagtgagattttctcacctagaaactcgagactgGACTCCTATGAAAATGACACGTGTACTCGCTCTCCTCGCGGAAAGATGAGATGTCATTGAGTGACTCCTGGAGTATGAACCTCGCCTGGACTAGATTCAACGAGATGATGCAGCCATGACAAAGTCTAGTCGCATTCGTACTGCTCGCATAGGGTAAGACCAAGGAATAGTCTAAGACTCGCATATACTGAGATATATGCAAGTATTCCCGAGATCCTCCTGCGAATTGTAGAGATCGATTCTTTACTCTACAAGCTGGTCCAGATGACCCAATAACCTCGATAACCCGATAAGGACTCGCACGCCTCATGTTACCGACTTGCTTCAAGATGTTCGTATAAGCGACTTGAACAGGACGCAGACATCTTAGACTGAACTAGTCTCGAATGCATCTTAAGCCTGCGAGCTTATGCAAGAATATGAACAACCAACTCGCACTATAGAAGTCGTATACGTTGttgtatttaataaattaagctGAAACTGTCCTTCATTTATTATGTTTAcgtattttagtttaattattgtaattcaatgtaTAAACGGATTGATAATGAATTCAATCCGTGTGTAAATCAAaggacacttgctttgtatatgAGTGATCCAACGTGAAATGAAACAAGACAGAAATCCTTGCAACAATGGACTAAGCAGACcatgatctgactgaaccactatactcTTTTGCATTCCTTATATTTCCAGTTTCTATTCAGTATTTTGTGTCCTTAGTTTGAATACTCGCCACTCTAGGTTGAGTCCTCGCATATATTcttcttatattatttaatttggtgttgttaaaattccttcaacaacAGGAACTATACCACAGAATGCTATATTTATCAAAGCTTTTCTTAAAAGTACCATATTTAGTCAATACAAAAACATtaagaaaataacatatttatcaaagtttttcttaaaaataccatattttccctTAAAACAAATTGTTGTAAGCCCACCCCGCATCCAATTTGGGCCATGAGATTCACACGCACGCAAGAATCCGACGGTGCGAACTGCGAAGTAGCCCTTAAGAGCCAACtcatataatatttatagagTCGCGAGTCAGCGCAGTAGAGGCGTCGCAGACGGAGAAagtgtagagagagagagagtgaaaagCTAATTCAAGAAGATAATGGCGAAGTTCGACCCGTGGCCAATATTTTTCAGGCGAGAATGGAAGAGGAACTGGCCCTTCCTTGTGGGGTTTGCCGTAACCGGAACAATCATCACCAAGTTCTCTCTTGGTCTCACTGGTAATTCTTTTCCCCCAAGTTGCCACATCTGATTCTTAATTGTTGAAATTTCAAAACCCAAATACGATTCTGTTTCTGACCTATTTTTGCAATTGATGATCACCAGAGGAAGATGCCAAGAATTCGCCTTTTGTTCAGAGGCACAAGAGGTATTTCCCTAATTTTGTAAACCCTAGATCTTAAATTCCAGATTTTATTTGTGCGCTTAGTTTCTACCTTAAGAGTTAATCGATGAGATTTCTAATGTAATAACCGCAGTTTCTGCTATTTTTCTCTTTTGGGCATGGTAGATACGGTTATGCTTGTTTTATAGGAATTAATATAGAATTGAAGAGCACTGTATTCAAGCCTTATTTCCTTTAATAAGTTGACTTTAGCTATCAAAGGTACGAGTTTTTAGGTTGCGTTTTCTTATGTTTAAGGAAGATAGTGAACACAAGAATCAGTGGGGATTTTATAGTACACCACCTATCTTTTATTGCATACTGATGCCTAGATTCATGGCTCGTTATGTTCTTGAAT from Cannabis sativa cultivar Pink pepper isolate KNU-18-1 chromosome 2, ASM2916894v1, whole genome shotgun sequence encodes:
- the LOC115720692 gene encoding ATP synthase small subunit 6, mitochondrial — its product is MAKFDPWPIFFRREWKRNWPFLVGFAVTGTIITKFSLGLTEEDAKNSPFVQRHKR